A DNA window from Selenomonas sp. oral taxon 126 contains the following coding sequences:
- the ispH gene encoding 4-hydroxy-3-methylbut-2-enyl diphosphate reductase, producing MEVILAEHLGFCYGVKRAIEIARENASPDGTSSTLGPIIHNPQMVARLKNEGVGTVGSLDEMEDGLVIIRSHGVGPKVYEEAESRGLELVDATCPHVKKAQLSAKLLSEEGYTVVIVGEKNHPEVKSIFEWTAHGAHIIETEAEAEALPRIGKLGIVSQTTFSAKRFQSIVACLLEKSREIKILRTICTATDLRQAAALELAEKVDVMLVIGGKNSANTSRLAQICATKCKTYHIETVAELRDEWINHVNKIGITAGASTPDWIIKEVYKQCQSRA from the coding sequence ATGGAGGTTATTTTAGCTGAGCATCTGGGATTCTGCTATGGCGTGAAGCGCGCCATTGAGATTGCCCGGGAGAACGCCTCGCCGGATGGAACATCCAGTACGCTGGGTCCGATCATTCATAATCCGCAGATGGTGGCGCGCCTCAAAAATGAAGGCGTTGGTACTGTCGGCTCACTCGATGAGATGGAGGACGGACTCGTCATCATCCGTTCGCACGGAGTGGGACCAAAGGTGTATGAGGAGGCGGAGTCACGCGGTTTAGAACTCGTGGATGCGACTTGTCCGCACGTCAAGAAGGCGCAGCTCTCGGCAAAGCTGTTATCCGAGGAAGGATACACGGTAGTCATTGTCGGAGAGAAGAACCATCCGGAGGTGAAGAGTATCTTCGAATGGACGGCGCATGGTGCTCATATTATCGAGACCGAGGCGGAGGCAGAGGCACTGCCGCGCATCGGAAAGCTCGGGATCGTCTCGCAGACGACGTTCTCAGCCAAACGCTTTCAGAGCATTGTCGCGTGTCTCTTGGAAAAGTCGCGTGAGATTAAGATTCTGCGCACGATCTGCACGGCGACGGATCTGCGTCAGGCGGCAGCCTTGGAGCTGGCCGAGAAGGTTGACGTGATGCTTGTCATCGGCGGCAAGAACAGCGCGAATACCTCGCGGCTTGCCCAGATATGCGCAACAAAATGCAAAACATACCACATCGAAACCGTGGCAGAGTTGCGGGACGAGTGGATCAATCATGTTAATAAAATTGGTATTACAGCCGGTGCATCTACACCGGACTGGATTATCAAGGAGGTTTATAAACAGTGTCAGAGCAGAGCATGA
- the crcB gene encoding fluoride efflux transporter CrcB, translating into MNILAVGLGGALGAVCRYLLGQVIPKLGSGFPLATFAINIIGCFAIGLVVGIAGRHGDIDPRLILFLQTGICGGFTTFSTFSLESLTLIEEGRITIGILYIVLSVLLGLFALLAARNFVSGSYL; encoded by the coding sequence GTGAACATCCTTGCGGTCGGGCTTGGCGGTGCACTTGGCGCCGTTTGCCGCTATCTCCTCGGACAGGTCATTCCGAAACTCGGCAGCGGATTTCCGCTCGCCACATTCGCTATCAATATCATCGGATGCTTTGCAATCGGTCTTGTCGTCGGCATTGCGGGCAGGCACGGCGATATCGATCCGCGCCTCATCCTCTTTTTGCAGACGGGCATCTGCGGCGGTTTTACAACATTTTCCACGTTCTCACTCGAATCCCTGACCCTCATTGAGGAGGGGCGGATCACCATCGGCATTCTCTACATCGTTCTGAGCGTTCTGCTCGGACTCTTTGCCCTCCTCGCGGCGAGAAATTTCGTTAGTGGATCGTACTTGTGA
- a CDS encoding histidine phosphatase family protein has translation MTEIIIIRHGETEWNKTGRFQGHSDVPLSAEGRAQAAMLGKNLSVDHVDMIYASDLTRAMETAAPLAQRFGLEVISDPQLRELNFGAWEGRNFNDVNAENPNAMKNFYTDPEQADIPESEPFPEFQRRIAGRVREIVAQERGKRIVIVSHGASIRILLADLLSMPIRSIWHLSQLNTAVNKIRFEDDGFAVVTLMNDTSHLRAGDAQ, from the coding sequence ATGACAGAGATCATCATCATACGGCATGGGGAGACGGAGTGGAACAAGACGGGGCGCTTTCAGGGGCATTCGGATGTGCCGCTCTCGGCGGAGGGGCGCGCGCAGGCGGCGATGCTCGGAAAAAATCTTTCAGTCGATCATGTGGATATGATCTATGCGAGCGATCTCACGCGTGCGATGGAGACGGCGGCACCGCTGGCGCAGCGCTTCGGCCTTGAGGTCATTTCTGACCCGCAGCTGCGTGAGCTGAACTTCGGCGCGTGGGAGGGGCGCAACTTCAACGATGTCAATGCCGAGAATCCCAATGCCATGAAGAATTTTTACACCGATCCGGAGCAGGCGGACATTCCTGAGAGCGAGCCGTTTCCGGAGTTTCAGCGGCGCATTGCCGGGCGCGTGCGCGAGATCGTCGCGCAGGAGCGCGGGAAACGCATCGTCATCGTCTCGCATGGTGCGTCCATCCGCATCCTGCTTGCCGATCTTCTCTCCATGCCGATTCGCTCCATCTGGCATCTCTCTCAGCTCAATACCGCAGTCAACAAGATCCGCTTCGAAGATGACGGATTTGCCGTAGTCACTCTGATGAATGATACCTCTCATCTACGTGCGGGGGATGCGCAGTGA
- a CDS encoding GHMP family kinase ATP-binding protein: MEIIAKAPASCGELVEGVLDGTPFLVTAPISMYAVATVSDQFTGVHGLGEKAEEALQRTLAHIGKDSLPFGIRLDSEIPQGKGMASSSADIAAVSYATARAFGRELMGRELMDIAIAIEPSDGIAFAGLSHVSHTTGELFGQYANVSLLAVSIFDVGGTVDTIAYYQSKGNRGSQDDAYRQLLETVEQAFRTEGHRQEVLLGQAATASARLNQEHLEKPQLEEFIQSAQKKGALGVLVAHSGTVVGALWASELRASDVEQRTQELAAEFGENYSYMQTARLISGGVICEIRN, translated from the coding sequence ATGGAAATAATTGCAAAAGCGCCGGCATCCTGCGGCGAACTCGTGGAAGGCGTCCTCGACGGGACGCCGTTTCTTGTGACCGCGCCCATCAGCATGTATGCTGTAGCGACGGTCTCGGATCAGTTCACGGGCGTGCATGGGCTTGGAGAAAAAGCGGAGGAGGCTCTGCAGCGGACGCTTGCCCATATTGGCAAGGACTCCCTTCCGTTCGGTATACGGCTCGATTCCGAGATTCCACAGGGCAAGGGCATGGCATCCTCGAGTGCCGATATTGCGGCAGTCTCCTATGCGACGGCGCGCGCCTTCGGACGGGAACTCATGGGGCGCGAGCTCATGGACATTGCAATCGCGATTGAGCCGAGCGACGGCATTGCCTTTGCGGGGCTTTCCCATGTCAGCCATACGACGGGGGAACTCTTCGGGCAGTATGCGAATGTGTCGCTCCTTGCCGTCTCCATATTCGATGTGGGCGGTACCGTTGACACCATCGCTTACTATCAGAGCAAGGGGAATCGCGGCAGTCAGGATGATGCATATCGCCAGCTGCTTGAAACGGTAGAGCAGGCATTCCGCACAGAGGGGCATCGACAGGAAGTCCTGCTCGGACAGGCGGCGACGGCGAGCGCGCGCCTCAATCAGGAACATCTGGAAAAGCCGCAGCTGGAGGAATTCATTCAATCCGCGCAGAAGAAAGGGGCACTCGGCGTCCTCGTGGCGCACAGCGGCACCGTGGTCGGGGCACTCTGGGCATCGGAGCTGAGAGCCTCGGATGTGGAGCAGCGAACGCAGGAGCTTGCCGCAGAGTTCGGTGAAAATTACAGCTATATGCAGACGGCGCGGCTCATTTCCGGCGGCGTCATCTGTGAGATCAGAAATTGA
- the cobS gene encoding adenosylcobinamide-GDP ribazoletransferase, whose translation MNSFLIGLQFLTRIHLVKQTVWTAEDFGRSTRFFPLVGLVLGICYAFAAWLLLYALGIRSLTVALLLILPLLLTGGLHADGFMDTADGVFSGRERARKLEIMKDSRVGAFGVVSFVMLMFVQFSLLSDMAWPLLVPALFVMPIIGRLAMVLAVACFPYAREDGMGKTFADMADRSTVVIAALTTAVLVLPWGVLATAALVLGTLFALLFCRMMTNILGGVTGDVYGAATVLTETLVLAVFSLASAYPNVWGILWK comes from the coding sequence ATGAATTCTTTTCTGATCGGACTTCAATTTCTCACGCGCATTCATCTCGTCAAACAGACCGTGTGGACGGCGGAGGATTTCGGGCGTAGCACGCGCTTCTTCCCGCTCGTCGGGCTTGTGCTCGGCATCTGCTATGCGTTTGCCGCGTGGCTGCTGCTCTATGCGCTCGGCATACGCTCGCTGACCGTCGCACTCCTGCTCATCCTACCGCTCCTTTTGACGGGTGGACTGCACGCAGACGGCTTTATGGATACGGCGGACGGCGTGTTCTCGGGGCGGGAGCGCGCGCGCAAGCTCGAGATCATGAAAGACAGCCGCGTCGGTGCGTTTGGCGTCGTGTCGTTCGTCATGCTCATGTTCGTCCAGTTTTCCCTGCTCTCCGATATGGCGTGGCCGCTCCTCGTGCCTGCGCTCTTCGTCATGCCGATCATCGGCAGACTCGCGATGGTGCTCGCCGTCGCGTGTTTTCCCTATGCGCGTGAGGACGGCATGGGCAAGACGTTTGCGGATATGGCGGATCGCAGTACCGTCGTGATCGCTGCACTGACGACTGCGGTGCTCGTCCTGCCGTGGGGCGTGCTCGCCACAGCTGCACTCGTACTTGGCACGCTCTTTGCGCTCCTGTTCTGCCGTATGATGACCAATATCCTCGGCGGGGTTACGGGCGATGTCTACGGGGCGGCGACCGTGCTCACGGAGACCCTTGTCCTCGCGGTATTTTCACTTGCATCTGCATATCCGAATGTTTGGGGGATTTTATGGAAATAA
- the cbiB gene encoding adenosylcobinamide-phosphate synthase CbiB, with product MISPSLIAMAAFFLDTVLGDPQTRWHPVAVLGRLIAFLEKLLYPLRGSDAQKFAMGSLLTLLVLCISYAFAEGLLLAARQLPVAWGADVVSVILLYFCISPRMLAKAGQDIYALLVKGDITAAREHVGYIVGRDTAELDEADAARAAIETVAENTVDGVIAPLFFFALGGAPLAVLYRAANTMDSMLGYKNERYLYFGRMAARVDDVLNFVPARITGILFVMAAFLLGYDGRNALNILVRDAAGHPSPNGGHAEAPVAGALHIRLGGINYYFGERHFRAYMGDAHMDITAKHILGAIRLMYTVTVLYLLLYYLLSLYYHI from the coding sequence ATGATCTCGCCCTCCCTCATCGCCATGGCGGCGTTCTTTCTCGATACCGTCCTCGGCGATCCGCAGACGCGATGGCATCCCGTCGCCGTGCTGGGGCGCCTGATTGCATTTTTGGAGAAGCTGCTCTATCCGTTGCGGGGGAGCGACGCGCAGAAATTTGCGATGGGATCGCTCCTGACGCTGCTTGTACTCTGTATTTCCTACGCATTTGCCGAGGGGCTTCTCTTGGCGGCGCGTCAGCTGCCCGTGGCGTGGGGCGCGGATGTCGTCAGCGTCATCCTTCTCTACTTTTGCATCTCGCCGCGCATGCTTGCCAAGGCGGGGCAGGACATCTATGCGCTACTCGTCAAGGGGGATATCACAGCGGCGCGCGAGCACGTCGGCTACATCGTCGGGCGCGACACGGCAGAGCTGGATGAGGCGGATGCCGCGCGCGCGGCAATCGAGACGGTGGCGGAGAACACCGTGGACGGCGTGATTGCGCCGCTTTTCTTCTTTGCACTCGGGGGCGCGCCGCTTGCCGTTCTCTATCGCGCGGCGAATACGATGGACTCCATGCTCGGCTATAAGAACGAGCGCTACCTTTACTTTGGGCGCATGGCGGCACGTGTGGACGACGTGCTGAACTTCGTTCCCGCGCGGATCACAGGCATACTCTTTGTGATGGCGGCGTTCCTGCTCGGCTATGACGGGCGCAACGCGCTGAACATCCTCGTGCGTGATGCCGCAGGGCATCCGAGTCCCAACGGCGGTCATGCGGAGGCGCCCGTTGCGGGGGCACTGCACATCCGACTCGGCGGCATCAATTACTACTTTGGCGAGCGGCATTTCCGCGCCTATATGGGAGATGCGCATATGGATATTACGGCGAAGCACATCCTCGGCGCGATCCGCCTCATGTATACCGTGACCGTCCTCTATCTGCTGCTTTACTATCTCCTATCTCTCTATTATCATATTTAG
- a CDS encoding cobyric acid synthase yields MAKSIMLMGTSSHVGKSILTTALCRIFQQEGKRVVPFKAQNMALNSYVTLDGREMGRAQVAQAEAAGLAPEVHMNPVLLKPTGNSQSQVVIMGEPVGNMSARQYHKGYSLKAWGAVEEALDVLQENYDLLVIEGAGSPAEINLKANDIVNMRVAKHLRAPVLLIADIDRGGALASLVGTLELLDEEERALVKGLVINKFRGDVTLLTPALDFLEEKTGKPVLGVVPHIEQLGIDEEDSVSLDEKHYGDGSAHSGQLRIAVIRTPKLSNFTDFDALTNEPDVALYYVGTPRELGTPDLILLPGSKNTTEDLLYIRESGLEAAIRARVTEGTPLFGICGGYQMLGRVVRDPLHTESEHDETAGFGYLPIETSFAATKRLRQVTASADLPFLGAQIAGTGLSGYEIHMGETHFMEDVHRPFRIVSAAGTAVDLPDGAVSADGLVAGTYIHGVFDDDDFRRALLNRLRVQRGREELPVQYRYRAEKERAYDRLAETVRASLDMEKLREIVEGRR; encoded by the coding sequence ATGGCTAAGAGCATTATGCTGATGGGGACGAGCTCCCATGTGGGCAAGAGCATATTGACAACGGCGCTCTGCCGTATCTTTCAGCAGGAGGGGAAGCGTGTCGTGCCGTTCAAGGCACAGAACATGGCGCTGAACTCCTATGTCACACTCGACGGGCGCGAGATGGGGCGTGCGCAGGTTGCGCAGGCAGAGGCGGCGGGGCTTGCGCCCGAGGTTCACATGAATCCTGTCCTGCTGAAACCCACGGGGAATTCGCAGTCGCAGGTCGTCATTATGGGTGAGCCGGTCGGCAATATGAGCGCGCGTCAGTACCACAAGGGCTACTCGCTCAAGGCGTGGGGTGCGGTCGAGGAAGCCCTTGATGTCTTGCAGGAAAACTACGACCTGCTTGTGATCGAGGGAGCGGGCAGTCCCGCCGAGATCAACCTCAAGGCGAACGACATTGTGAATATGCGCGTCGCAAAGCATCTGCGCGCGCCCGTCCTCCTCATCGCGGACATCGACCGCGGCGGCGCGCTCGCCTCCCTCGTGGGCACGCTGGAACTTCTCGACGAGGAGGAGCGCGCCCTCGTCAAGGGGCTTGTCATCAACAAATTTCGCGGCGACGTGACTCTGCTGACCCCTGCACTTGACTTCCTTGAGGAAAAAACGGGGAAACCCGTGCTCGGCGTTGTGCCGCATATCGAGCAGCTCGGCATCGACGAGGAGGATTCGGTATCGCTTGATGAAAAGCACTATGGGGACGGCTCCGCGCACAGCGGTCAGCTGCGCATTGCCGTCATCCGAACGCCGAAGCTCTCGAATTTTACGGATTTTGATGCGCTCACAAACGAGCCGGATGTCGCGCTCTACTATGTGGGTACGCCGCGCGAGCTCGGGACGCCCGACCTCATCCTCCTCCCTGGGTCGAAGAATACGACGGAGGATCTACTCTACATCCGTGAGTCGGGCTTGGAGGCTGCAATCCGTGCGCGTGTGACAGAGGGGACGCCGCTCTTTGGCATCTGCGGCGGCTATCAGATGCTTGGCCGTGTTGTGCGCGACCCGTTGCATACGGAGTCCGAGCACGATGAGACGGCGGGCTTCGGCTATCTGCCGATTGAGACGAGTTTTGCGGCGACGAAGCGACTGCGTCAGGTTACAGCATCCGCTGACCTTCCCTTTTTGGGGGCACAGATTGCGGGTACGGGGCTCTCAGGCTATGAGATTCACATGGGAGAGACGCACTTTATGGAGGACGTTCATCGTCCGTTCCGCATTGTTTCGGCAGCGGGGACGGCGGTGGATCTGCCCGATGGAGCGGTCTCGGCGGACGGGCTTGTTGCGGGCACCTACATCCACGGCGTATTCGATGACGACGACTTCCGCCGTGCTCTGCTCAACCGTCTGCGCGTGCAGCGCGGTCGGGAGGAGCTGCCTGTGCAGTACCGCTATCGTGCGGAAAAGGAGCGCGCCTATGACCGTCTCGCCGAGACGGTGCGTGCGAGCCTCGACATGGAGAAGCTGCGCGAAATCGTGGAGGGGCGCAGATGA
- the cobU gene encoding bifunctional adenosylcobinamide kinase/adenosylcobinamide-phosphate guanylyltransferase produces MGQIILVTGGVRSGKSAFAERYAAHCAAFGAQVAYIATAQVYDTEMQQRVDLHQARRPANWSTYEAPFFSENAIREAGKSHGVILFDCITMFLSNDMLQYPEDEQERDSFVLHVEERIGALIQAAQEVEATTIFVTNEVGAGIVPEHRLGRLYRDMAGLANQQIAHSAAEVYLVTCGIPVNIKKIAEAI; encoded by the coding sequence ATGGGACAGATAATTCTCGTGACGGGCGGTGTCCGCTCGGGCAAGTCTGCATTTGCCGAGCGCTATGCCGCACATTGTGCCGCGTTTGGGGCACAGGTCGCCTACATTGCAACGGCACAGGTCTACGATACGGAGATGCAGCAACGCGTCGATCTCCATCAGGCGCGCCGTCCTGCCAACTGGTCGACCTATGAGGCTCCCTTTTTTTCGGAGAACGCCATCCGCGAGGCGGGGAAGTCGCACGGCGTGATTCTCTTTGACTGCATTACAATGTTCCTGAGCAATGATATGCTCCAATATCCCGAAGACGAGCAGGAGCGTGACTCCTTCGTCCTCCATGTGGAGGAGCGGATTGGTGCGCTGATTCAGGCGGCGCAGGAGGTGGAGGCGACGACGATCTTCGTCACGAACGAGGTGGGTGCGGGCATTGTGCCCGAACATCGGCTTGGACGCCTCTACCGCGATATGGCGGGGCTGGCGAATCAGCAGATTGCACACAGCGCCGCAGAGGTCTACCTTGTCACCTGCGGCATTCCCGTGAACATCAAGAAAATTGCGGAGGCGATCTGA
- a CDS encoding cobyrinate a,c-diamide synthase, whose amino-acid sequence MQWNIPRIVIAATQSGGGKTTLVTGLLSALRARGLRVQSFKVGPDYIDLGYHHLASGRTGHNLDTWLVPEARLTEIFAHECVDADIAVIEGVMGLYDGGRRGVSSTAAIAKALDAPVLLVIDAKSVGASAAATALGFRVYDPAVNLAGVLLNRLGSETHEEMVRTAMEGVELRVYGALRRDAALALPERHLGLTPVEEHAAAATIATVGQRVEAGLDLDAIMELARSASPLSVAPPMHTDAVSSVRIGVARDEAFSFYYAASLAELEAHGAEIVTFSPLHDEALPDVDGIIIGGGFPEMFARQLAENTAMCASIRRAAEAGMPLYAECGGYMYLMRSLIDFDGAEHEMVGIFPARARMTEKLQMVGYVEAEQLADTVLGAAGLVLHGHEFHFSVEEADEGTAAARPFRFTKLRNHAQYAAGHAYKNALGSYLHLHFAGCQDAANHFVEACRRWDR is encoded by the coding sequence ATGCAGTGGAATATCCCGCGCATTGTGATTGCAGCGACGCAGTCAGGCGGCGGCAAGACCACGCTCGTGACAGGGCTTCTTTCGGCTCTGCGCGCGCGTGGTCTTCGCGTGCAGTCCTTCAAGGTGGGGCCGGACTACATCGACCTCGGCTATCATCATCTGGCGAGCGGGCGTACGGGACATAATCTGGACACGTGGCTCGTGCCCGAGGCGCGTCTGACGGAGATCTTTGCGCACGAATGCGTGGATGCGGACATCGCCGTCATCGAGGGGGTCATGGGACTCTATGACGGCGGGCGGCGCGGCGTCAGTTCGACGGCTGCGATTGCAAAGGCGCTGGACGCACCCGTTCTGCTCGTCATCGATGCAAAATCCGTCGGAGCGTCTGCGGCGGCAACGGCGCTCGGCTTCCGTGTCTATGACCCTGCGGTCAATCTCGCGGGCGTGCTCCTCAACCGCCTCGGCAGCGAGACACATGAGGAGATGGTGCGCACGGCGATGGAGGGCGTCGAGCTGCGCGTCTACGGCGCTCTGCGGCGCGACGCCGCGCTCGCTTTGCCCGAGCGTCATCTCGGATTGACGCCCGTGGAGGAGCACGCGGCGGCGGCGACGATCGCCACTGTTGGGCAGCGGGTCGAGGCGGGGCTGGATCTGGACGCGATTATGGAACTTGCCCGCAGTGCCTCTCCACTGTCTGTTGCCCCTCCCATGCACACGGATGCTGTATCTTCCGTCCGCATCGGCGTGGCGCGCGACGAGGCGTTTTCCTTTTACTATGCGGCGAGCCTTGCAGAACTCGAGGCGCACGGCGCGGAGATCGTCACGTTCAGCCCCCTGCACGATGAGGCACTGCCCGATGTGGACGGCATCATCATCGGCGGCGGTTTCCCCGAGATGTTTGCGCGCCAGCTGGCGGAGAATACGGCAATGTGCGCCTCGATCCGCCGTGCGGCAGAAGCGGGGATGCCGCTCTACGCCGAATGCGGCGGCTATATGTATCTGATGCGCTCCCTGATTGATTTCGACGGGGCAGAGCATGAGATGGTCGGCATCTTCCCAGCGCGCGCACGCATGACGGAGAAACTGCAGATGGTCGGCTATGTGGAGGCGGAGCAGCTGGCAGACACCGTACTCGGTGCGGCGGGGCTTGTGCTTCACGGACATGAATTCCACTTCTCCGTGGAGGAGGCAGACGAGGGCACGGCAGCAGCGCGTCCGTTCCGCTTCACAAAGCTGCGCAATCATGCGCAGTATGCTGCGGGGCATGCGTACAAAAATGCGCTCGGCAGCTATCTGCATCTGCACTTTGCAGGCTGTCAGGATGCGGCAAATCATTTTGTGGAGGCGTGTCGCAGATGGGACAGATAA
- a CDS encoding precorrin-8X methylmutase → MDFIKEPMAIENRSMELIAPHLEGLHLDERATKLYSRLIHASGDVGYAPITRVHPEAIDRAIEALKAGAHIYTDVEMVRTGINKKKLASFGGEVHCLVADPEVAARAKAEGITRSMVAMRQFGKALDGSIVAIGNAPTALFEVLRLVREEGIRPACIVGIPVGFVGAAESKAALASHGIVPYITVEGTKGGSPIAAAAINALMYLIDNTRP, encoded by the coding sequence ATGGATTTCATCAAGGAGCCGATGGCGATTGAAAACCGCAGCATGGAGCTGATTGCGCCCCATCTGGAGGGGCTTCATCTGGATGAGCGTGCAACGAAGCTCTATTCGCGCCTGATCCATGCCTCGGGTGATGTCGGCTATGCGCCGATCACGCGCGTGCATCCAGAGGCGATTGACCGCGCCATTGAGGCACTGAAGGCGGGTGCGCATATCTATACGGATGTCGAGATGGTGCGCACGGGCATCAACAAGAAGAAGCTCGCTTCGTTCGGCGGCGAGGTACACTGTCTGGTTGCCGATCCCGAGGTTGCTGCCCGTGCAAAGGCAGAGGGCATTACGCGCTCGATGGTTGCCATGCGCCAGTTCGGCAAGGCGCTCGACGGTAGCATTGTCGCCATTGGCAACGCGCCGACGGCGCTCTTCGAGGTGCTGCGCCTCGTGCGTGAGGAGGGCATCCGTCCCGCCTGCATCGTGGGCATTCCCGTGGGTTTCGTGGGCGCGGCTGAGTCCAAGGCGGCGCTTGCATCGCACGGCATCGTTCCCTATATCACCGTCGAGGGGACGAAGGGCGGCAGCCCGATTGCCGCTGCGGCGATCAACGCGCTCATGTATCTCATTGACAACACGCGTCCCTAA
- the cobK gene encoding precorrin-6A reductase codes for MIFTAAGTQDGREIVRRLCVAGYDVAASVVSSYGQQLLAEQRESGSGRLLINDTPLDEGGLRAFFAEHGVHVFVDATHPYAVNVSRNAMTACTAAGIPYIRFERDLTDISYENVHLVHSYEEASEVAARLGKNIFLTTGSRNLERFVKAEPLADCTLIARVLPTAEVIALCEGLGLTPAQIIAMQGPFSRELNRSMYEKYQADVIITKNSGTIGGTDAKFQAAADLNLPVIVIDRPVLSYPHLAHSYEEIKTFVDSVSES; via the coding sequence TTGATATTCACGGCAGCAGGCACACAGGACGGACGTGAGATCGTGCGTCGCCTCTGTGTAGCAGGATATGACGTGGCGGCGTCGGTCGTCAGCTCCTACGGGCAGCAGCTCCTCGCAGAGCAGCGGGAGAGCGGTAGCGGTCGCCTCCTCATCAACGACACGCCGCTCGATGAGGGGGGGCTACGCGCATTTTTCGCGGAGCATGGCGTGCACGTCTTCGTCGACGCGACCCATCCCTACGCCGTCAATGTCTCGCGCAACGCCATGACAGCGTGCACGGCGGCGGGGATTCCCTACATCCGCTTTGAGCGTGATCTGACGGACATCTCGTATGAGAATGTACATCTCGTGCACTCCTATGAGGAGGCGTCAGAGGTTGCGGCGCGGCTTGGAAAAAATATTTTTTTGACGACGGGTAGCCGCAATCTGGAGCGCTTCGTAAAGGCAGAGCCACTTGCGGACTGTACCCTCATTGCACGCGTTCTGCCGACGGCGGAGGTCATTGCGCTCTGTGAGGGGCTCGGGCTGACGCCGGCGCAGATCATTGCGATGCAGGGACCGTTCTCGCGCGAACTGAACCGCAGTATGTATGAGAAGTATCAGGCGGATGTTATCATCACAAAGAACAGCGGGACAATTGGCGGCACGGATGCCAAATTTCAGGCGGCGGCGGATCTCAATCTGCCCGTCATCGTGATCGACCGCCCCGTGCTTTCCTACCCGCATCTTGCACACAGCTATGAAGAAATAAAGACATTTGTCGATTCGGTCAGCGAATCGTAG
- the cobJ gene encoding precorrin-3B C(17)-methyltransferase, with protein sequence MGKISVVGIGPGSLDDMTYRARRTIEEATTVVGYKRYVELIAELVDGKKVLDTGMTQEIDRCRAALKEASEGETVVVISSGDAGIYGMAGLVLELLVKMDEAERPEFGGVIPGVSAMSAAAGLLGAPLMHDFVVISLSDLLTPWEIIQERAELAAKGDFVTALYNPRSNKRVGQIKAVQEIFLRHRAAETPVGIVTGASRANEATLISTLGDFTKEDINMFSLVIIGNSKTRTVGDWMITPRGYQKREPGL encoded by the coding sequence ATGGGAAAAATAAGTGTTGTGGGCATCGGCCCCGGCAGTCTGGATGATATGACCTACCGCGCGCGGCGCACAATCGAGGAAGCGACGACGGTTGTCGGCTACAAGCGCTATGTGGAGCTCATTGCGGAGCTGGTCGATGGGAAAAAGGTGCTCGATACGGGCATGACACAGGAGATCGACCGTTGCCGTGCGGCGCTCAAGGAGGCGTCGGAGGGGGAGACGGTTGTCGTCATCTCGAGCGGCGATGCCGGCATCTACGGGATGGCAGGACTCGTGCTTGAGCTGCTTGTGAAGATGGATGAGGCGGAGCGCCCCGAATTCGGCGGTGTCATCCCGGGGGTCTCGGCGATGAGTGCGGCGGCGGGACTCCTCGGTGCGCCTCTCATGCACGACTTCGTTGTCATCAGCCTCTCGGATCTGCTCACGCCGTGGGAGATCATTCAGGAGCGCGCAGAGCTCGCGGCAAAGGGCGACTTTGTCACGGCGCTTTACAATCCGCGCAGCAATAAGCGCGTGGGGCAGATCAAGGCAGTACAAGAGATCTTCCTGCGCCACCGTGCAGCCGAGACTCCTGTTGGCATTGTGACGGGGGCGAGCCGTGCGAATGAGGCGACGCTGATCTCTACGCTTGGTGACTTTACGAAGGAGGACATCAACATGTTCTCGCTCGTCATCATCGGCAACTCGAAGACGCGGACGGTGGGCGACTGGATGATTACACCGCGCGGCTATCAGAAACGGGAGCCGGGGCTTTGA